The following proteins are encoded in a genomic region of Oxyura jamaicensis isolate SHBP4307 breed ruddy duck chromosome 28 unlocalized genomic scaffold, BPBGC_Ojam_1.0 oxy28_random_OJ67385, whole genome shotgun sequence:
- the LOC118158463 gene encoding cytochrome b-c1 complex subunit 10 produces YLGVGVRQPSDGGGLVVYPCVPLFFRTPTLATWGGVAGAGVIWITDWKLVLQYVPYIGGKYKTED; encoded by the coding sequence GTACCTCGGGGTGGGTGTCCGCCAGCCCTCTGACGGTGGAGGATTGGTTGTTTACCCGTGTGTGCCTCTCTTCTTTAGGACTCCCACCCTTGCCACGTGGGGTGGTGTAGCTGGTGCTGGTGTGATATGGATCACAGACTGGAAGCTCGTCCTTCAGTACGTGCCCTACATCGGCGGCAAGTATAAAACTGAAGACTAA